AGAAGCCAGTAGCGCCGTTGAGGCTGCCCGTAATACGAGAGGCGTTCAGAAAGTTGTAAAGGTCTTTGAATACGTCCGCTGAGAGTGATTCGTTATCCCCCGGAAGCAGGCTACCCTTTGGATGAAATCACCGCTGTTGCAGCGGTGATAGTATCATTGATACCACTCATACGTGACTGCTCCCCACTCTATCGGGTGAGGCTTCTGATTTCTTAGGCAGCAACCGACAGTCTGCCGGATTTACGCAAGCCTCCATCAGCAGAAACGGACAGTCCTTCCGCCTTTAATTTCAATATGCCTTGCTTCTTGATATTGCGAGCTGCATTAATATCCCGGTCATGGATAGCACCACAGCTACACTCCCATGATCGGATTCTCAATGGCATTTTTTCCTGTTTCAAATCGCAGACTGAGCAAGTTTTAGAGGATGCAAACCACTGGTCTATCTTCACCAGATGTTTACCTTCCTGCTTTGCCTTGTATTCGAGTTTGGTTATCAGTGAGTGCCAGCCAGCATCAGCAATAGAACGAGCCCCACCAAAACTGGCTATCAGTGTCATGGTAAATAATCTCAAATCAACATTATCAAGACGGTTGCGAATGCTGAATACCCACCTTACTGCTCAGAGCAAAGCAGGCCTAATGTGGTCAAGGTCTTACTTTGCTTGCAGTGCTGGCGGTGCAACTATCGAGACTCTGAAGGACTACGTTAATAGCCAGAGTACACCAGATTGATGGCGGAAGGCTCTGCGCCTTCCCGTCTTATATCCCCGCCCGCATTGGGCGAGGATTTACGACGATTTTGCTAAGCAAGTACAAGACGTGCGTCTTTTACTTTTCACCAGGGTACCATGTTGTAACAGGCCCGGTGGCAGAGAATATTTTTATACCTGAATAACCCGGACCGGTGTGGATATTCAATATAGGACCGTCAAGTTGCAGAGTCTCAACCGGTGTCGCTTCCTGGTCCGGGCTCAGTTCTTTTAAAGCCCTGACATCCCACAACATAACAGAGCCATTTTTAGCACCGGTTATGACAGAGTTACCATCATAGCCAAAGGCTAGCGCAGTTATTTTATAGTCATCAGCATTTGAATCAAAAGCACTCCCTTGACTCGCCTCTCTTTCTTTTCCCCCTTTCGTTAAGTCTGAATAAGTGCCGGAATAATGTTTAAGTATTGCTATAGATCTAACTGAAGCTCCAGCATCATCAGACAGCAAAGCCTGAGTACTCCAAAGCTCCATACCAACCTCTGGCGATTCTGAGAATCGTGGGTAAAGAACTGCCAGCTTTCCATCCGGGCTAAACATGGAGGCATGCTGAACGTCACCGGACAACTTTTTGTACATGTAGCAGTTA
Above is a genomic segment from Endozoicomonas euniceicola containing:
- a CDS encoding RNA-guided endonuclease InsQ/TnpB family protein; the protein is MTLIASFGGARSIADAGWHSLITKLEYKAKQEGKHLVKIDQWFASSKTCSVCDLKQEKMPLRIRSWECSCGAIHDRDINAARNIKKQGILKLKAEGLSVSADGGLRKSGRLSVAA